In Zingiber officinale cultivar Zhangliang chromosome 6A, Zo_v1.1, whole genome shotgun sequence, a single genomic region encodes these proteins:
- the LOC121994028 gene encoding transcription termination factor MTERF8, chloroplastic-like, with protein sequence MKRLFHFSFFCKTVFSTRSPRSHDAALLFAVLPYSASAPYAGAASATVERMFMAQYLVDACGFDQEKATEASKLLKGIQSRQQPDSVLAFLKSYGFDDASVKRLLLYFPKCLLLDVEKTLAPKFRAFEDLGFSPSDIVDLVWSNPATVQVKHERTVPKIEFWQGLLGSKDALVKLFKRNRAILSYSIEKKIQPNIELLRECGLDGPKLTSVLRYCPLIVAQNADFLKTLISRAEDLGVPQTSGMFQCTLRALIKVSREKFKMQMELFRSFGWSKDDFVVAFQKSPSFTGMSLNASQRKMEFLINEVGYASSYIAIHPTLLVLSLEKRLIPRHQILATLKSRGHCENDYKVATFMLISEAKFIEKYIMVYKDRYPDLSELYAKLKPL encoded by the coding sequence ATGAAGaggctatttcatttttccttcttctgcAAAACCGTGTTTTCCACTCGTTCTCCTCGCTCGCACGATGCTGCCCTCCTCTTTGCCGTCTTACCTTACTCGGCCTCCGCCCCCTACGCCGGCGCCGCATCCGCCACTGTTGAGCGCATGTTCATGGCCCAATACCTCGTCGACGCATGTGGCTTCGACCAGGAGAAGGCCACCGAGGCCTCGAAGCTTCTCAAGGGCATCCAATCCCGGCAGCAGCCCGACTCCGTCCTTGCTTTCCTCAAAAGTTACGGCTTCGATGACGCATCAGTAAAAAGGCTCCTACTTTACTTCCCCAAATGTCTTCTTTTGGACGTAGAGAAGACACTTGCCCCAAAGTTCCGAGCTTTCGAAGATCTGGGTTTCTCCCCATCCGACATCGTCGACCTCGTCTGGTCGAATCCCGCCACCGTCCAAGTCAAACATGAACGCACTGTGCCTAAGATCGAATTTTGGCAAGGCCTTCTCGGGTCCAAGGATGCGCTGGTGAAGTTGTTCAAGAGAAACCGAGCGATTCTTTCGTACAGTATCGAGAAGAAGATCCAGCCCAACATTGAGTTGCTCCGGGAATGCGGCTTGGACGGCCCAAAGCTTACCTCTGTGTTGCGGTACTGCCCACTGATCGTGGCACAGAATGCTGATTTCTTGAAGACCTTGATCAGTCGCGCGGAGGACTTGGGAGTGCCACAAACATCGGGGATGTTCCAATGCACTCTGCGTGCACTTATCAAGGTCAGTCGAGAGAAATTCAAGATGCAAATGGAATTGTTCAGGAGCTTCGGATGGTCAAAAGATGATTTTGTTGTGGCATTCCAAAAATCTCCTTCCTTCACAGGAATGTCTTTGAATGCTTCTCAGAGAAAAATGGAGTTCTTGATCAATGAGGTTGGATATGCTTCGTCATACATTGCTATACATCCAACACTATTGGTATTGAGCTTGGAGAAAAGGTTGATTCCGAGACATCAGATCTTGGCAACCTTGAAGTCCAGGGGGCACTGTGAAAATGATTACAAAGTTGCAACATTCATGTTGATTTCAGAGGCCAAATTCATAGAGAAGTACATTATGGTCTACAAGGACAGGTATCCAGATCTGAGTGAACTCTATGCAAAGCTTAAACCACTCTAA